A single region of the Duganella sp. BuS-21 genome encodes:
- a CDS encoding alpha/beta fold hydrolase, with protein MKYTAPFWLPTGHLQTIYPALAISRPPVTFRRERWEAPDGDFVDLDFVDGQPGKPFVVLFHGLEGSSNSHYARALMAALQARGWSGAVPHFRGCSGEANRAPRFYHSGDATEIDWIIRRLHAQRAQIGNNGGGKFYATGVSLGGNALLRWLGESQHRAEFVDAACAVSAPLDLAQGGASLSSGFNMVYTRMFLQTLKPKCVAKLQQFPGLFDLDALHAARDLYAFDNIVTAPLHGYRDTEDYWHRASAKHVLTDITVPTLVLNAKNDPFLPGRHLPQRAAPRVVLDYPEQGGHVGFAVGHIPGSINWLPQRLIHFLEQHG; from the coding sequence GTGAAGTACACCGCGCCATTCTGGTTGCCCACCGGGCACCTGCAAACCATTTATCCAGCACTGGCCATCAGCAGGCCGCCGGTGACATTCCGGCGCGAGCGCTGGGAGGCGCCGGACGGCGACTTCGTCGACCTCGACTTTGTCGACGGCCAGCCGGGCAAGCCCTTCGTGGTGCTGTTCCACGGATTGGAAGGCTCCTCCAACAGCCACTACGCGCGGGCGCTGATGGCCGCCCTGCAGGCGCGCGGCTGGTCGGGGGCGGTGCCGCATTTCCGTGGCTGCTCGGGCGAGGCCAACCGCGCGCCGCGCTTCTACCACTCGGGCGACGCCACCGAGATCGACTGGATCATCCGCCGCCTGCACGCGCAGCGCGCACAGATCGGCAACAACGGCGGCGGCAAATTCTACGCCACCGGCGTCTCGCTGGGCGGCAACGCCCTGCTGCGCTGGCTGGGCGAATCCCAGCACCGGGCCGAGTTCGTGGACGCCGCCTGCGCCGTCTCCGCGCCGCTGGACCTGGCGCAGGGCGGCGCCTCGCTGTCGAGCGGCTTCAACATGGTCTACACCCGCATGTTCCTGCAAACGCTGAAGCCAAAATGCGTAGCCAAACTACAGCAATTTCCCGGCCTGTTCGACCTCGACGCCCTGCACGCCGCGCGCGACCTGTACGCCTTCGACAACATCGTCACTGCACCCTTGCACGGTTACCGCGACACGGAAGACTACTGGCACCGCGCCAGCGCCAAGCACGTGCTGACCGACATCACCGTGCCCACCCTGGTGCTGAATGCGAAGAACGATCCCTTCCTGCCCGGCCGCCACCTGCCCCAACGTGCGGCCCCGCGCGTGGTATTGGATTATCCTGAGCAGGGCGGCCATGTCGGCTTTGCCGTCGGTCACATTCCGGGCAGCATCAACTGGCTGCCGCAACGCCTGATCCACTTCCTCGAACAACATGGATGA
- a CDS encoding DUF2946 family protein, translating to MDDIVKQALAKWPNVPHCYGWLALDARGNWRMRDERAQHLKLPGDKLTNAALVGFITRNYTVDERGCWFFQNGPQRVYVELEATPYIVRTDPSAGWLLHTGAPLGPLEAAWLTDAGALVLRSGAVVAQLDDRDFAQVLPQLRMNKEAVEDEILLAWLEGRAEGDLTLDGTTVRRIGAGELPAHFGYVSVASAPAA from the coding sequence ATGGATGACATCGTCAAACAAGCCTTGGCCAAATGGCCCAACGTGCCGCACTGCTACGGCTGGCTGGCGCTCGATGCGCGCGGCAACTGGCGCATGCGCGACGAGCGCGCCCAGCACCTGAAGCTGCCGGGCGACAAGCTGACCAACGCCGCGCTGGTCGGCTTCATCACGCGCAACTACACGGTGGATGAGCGCGGCTGCTGGTTTTTCCAGAACGGTCCGCAGCGCGTGTATGTGGAACTGGAGGCGACGCCTTACATCGTGCGCACCGATCCATCGGCCGGCTGGCTGCTGCACACGGGCGCACCGCTGGGTCCGCTGGAAGCGGCATGGCTGACCGACGCCGGCGCACTGGTGCTGCGCAGCGGCGCCGTGGTGGCGCAACTGGACGACCGCGACTTCGCGCAGGTACTGCCGCAGCTGCGCATGAACAAGGAAGCGGTGGAAGATGAAATTCTGCTGGCCTGGCTGGAAGGCCGCGCGGAAGGCGACCTGACGCTCGACGGCACGACCGTGCGGCGCATCGGCGCCGGCGAGCTGCCGGCGCACTTCGGCTACGTCAGCGTAGCGTCGGCCCCTGCTGCATAG
- the pyk gene encoding pyruvate kinase — protein sequence MSRSTKIVATIGPASTDFNVLVKMIRGGVDVVRLNFSHGKAQDHIDRARLVREAAAECGREVAIMADMQGPKIRVGKFENGKIELTKGDKFILDSKWGENGELGNQDRVGLDYKALPQDVRPDDQLLLNDGLIVLVVEKVVGSEIYTVVKIGGELSNNKGINRLGGGLTAPALTAKDMEDIKTAMSFQCDYLAISFPKSATDMEMARQLANIAGEPFGHKPLMIAKIERAEAIPLLQEILDASDGIMVARGDLAVEVGNAAVPALQKRMIRMARESNKLAITATQMMESMIFNAVPTRAEVSDVANAVLDGTDAVMTSAETASGRYPIETVEMMAAICVEAEQSEYNKLDADFLNATFTRIDQSIAYAALFTAHHLEVKAIVALTESGSTALWMSRHNIDTPIYALTPSTTTLRKVALYRNVKAYNLQQVGGSAAVLKQAEELLVQNGVVKKGDTIVVTWGEPMGQVGGTNALKIVKVGEFS from the coding sequence ATGTCTCGTAGCACCAAAATTGTCGCCACGATCGGCCCAGCTTCTACCGACTTCAACGTCCTGGTAAAAATGATACGCGGCGGCGTCGATGTCGTCCGCCTGAATTTCTCGCACGGCAAGGCGCAGGATCACATCGACCGCGCCCGTCTGGTGCGCGAGGCGGCGGCCGAGTGCGGCCGCGAAGTGGCGATCATGGCGGACATGCAGGGCCCGAAAATCCGCGTCGGCAAATTTGAGAATGGTAAGATCGAGCTGACCAAGGGCGACAAGTTCATCCTCGATTCGAAATGGGGCGAGAACGGCGAACTGGGCAACCAGGACCGCGTGGGCCTGGACTACAAGGCACTGCCGCAGGACGTGCGTCCGGACGACCAACTGCTGCTGAACGACGGCCTGATCGTGCTGGTGGTGGAAAAAGTGGTGGGCAGCGAGATTTACACCGTCGTGAAAATCGGCGGCGAACTGTCCAACAACAAGGGCATCAACCGTCTCGGTGGCGGCCTGACCGCGCCGGCGCTGACCGCCAAGGACATGGAAGACATCAAGACGGCCATGAGTTTCCAGTGTGATTACCTGGCGATCTCGTTCCCGAAAAGCGCAACCGATATGGAAATGGCGCGCCAGCTGGCCAACATCGCCGGCGAGCCGTTCGGCCACAAGCCGCTGATGATCGCCAAGATCGAGCGCGCCGAAGCGATCCCGCTGCTGCAGGAGATCCTCGACGCCTCCGACGGCATCATGGTGGCCCGTGGCGACCTGGCGGTGGAAGTGGGCAACGCCGCCGTGCCGGCACTGCAGAAGCGCATGATCCGCATGGCGCGCGAGTCGAACAAGCTGGCGATCACCGCGACCCAGATGATGGAGTCGATGATCTTCAACGCCGTGCCGACCCGCGCCGAAGTATCGGACGTGGCCAACGCCGTGCTGGACGGCACCGACGCCGTGATGACGTCGGCCGAAACCGCATCGGGCCGCTACCCGATCGAAACCGTTGAAATGATGGCCGCCATTTGCGTGGAAGCCGAGCAGTCCGAGTACAACAAGCTCGACGCCGACTTCCTGAATGCGACCTTCACCCGTATCGACCAGTCGATTGCCTACGCCGCGCTGTTCACCGCGCACCACCTGGAAGTGAAGGCGATCGTGGCGTTGACCGAGTCCGGTTCGACCGCACTCTGGATGAGCCGCCACAACATCGATACGCCGATTTACGCACTGACCCCAAGCACCACCACCTTGCGCAAGGTGGCGCTGTACCGCAACGTCAAGGCCTACAATTTGCAGCAGGTGGGCGGCAGCGCCGCCGTGCTCAAGCAGGCCGAGGAACTGCTGGTGCAGAATGGCGTCGTCAAGAAGGGCGACACCATCGTGGTCACCTGGGGCGAGCCGATGGGCCAGGTTGGCGGCACCAATGCGCTGAAGATCGTCAAGGTCGGCGAATTTAGTTAA
- a CDS encoding zinc-finger domain-containing protein — MTTPNTANAVELDGKDLPAHCPNPAMPLWSSHPRVFLEFIHGEAKCPYCGTAYRLKPGTVVGHH, encoded by the coding sequence ATGACCACCCCAAACACCGCCAACGCCGTTGAACTCGATGGCAAGGACCTGCCGGCCCACTGCCCTAACCCAGCCATGCCGCTGTGGTCCTCGCATCCGCGCGTGTTCCTGGAATTCATCCACGGCGAGGCCAAGTGCCCGTACTGCGGCACCGCCTACCGCCTGAAGCCGGGCACTGTCGTCGGCCACCACTAA
- the purE gene encoding 5-(carboxyamino)imidazole ribonucleotide mutase, whose product MADQKPLVGVIMGSSSDWDVMQNAVAILKQFGVPFEAQVISAHRMPDEMYAYARSARARGLRAIIAGAGGAAHLPGMVAAMTIVPVLGVPVPSKYLRGEDSMLSILQMPKGVPVSTFAIGEAGAANAALTAVAMIAAHDDALADQLEAFRVTQTEAAKAMTLPLD is encoded by the coding sequence ATGGCCGATCAAAAACCTTTGGTCGGCGTCATCATGGGCTCGTCCTCGGACTGGGACGTGATGCAGAACGCGGTTGCCATCCTCAAGCAGTTCGGCGTGCCGTTTGAAGCGCAAGTCATCTCGGCCCACCGCATGCCGGACGAAATGTACGCCTACGCCAGGAGCGCCCGTGCGCGCGGCCTGCGCGCCATCATCGCCGGCGCCGGCGGTGCGGCGCACTTGCCGGGCATGGTGGCGGCCATGACCATCGTGCCGGTGCTGGGTGTGCCGGTGCCGTCCAAATACCTGCGCGGCGAAGATTCCATGCTGTCCATCCTGCAAATGCCGAAAGGCGTGCCGGTCTCGACCTTCGCCATCGGTGAAGCCGGCGCCGCCAATGCAGCGCTGACCGCCGTCGCCATGATCGCCGCCCACGACGATGCCCTGGCCGACCAGCTGGAAGCCTTCCGCGTAACGCAAACCGAGGCCGCCAAGGCGATGACCCTGCCGCTTGATTGA
- a CDS encoding M48 family metalloprotease has product MRAVATALLLAMPMAMAQNVLAPAKIPNLPALGGTENQDLSPLMERKIGEEIMRDIRRDRDYLDDGPILEYMNTFGNALVEARPGARGDANYNYFFFVVRDPQLNAFALPGGFIAVHSGLLLQAQTESELASVLGHEIGHVVQRHIARSIGQQKQDALIPLAAMILAALASRQGGDAAIGVFLGGQGLAIQRQLNFGRDAEREADRIGFQIMGEAGFDTSGMVAFFQQMQASTRNYSDLVPAWLLTHPLPAERIADIQARIREQPYKQRSDSLDFYLVRSRARVLQDQTSSGYNETKLFFQGQILQDSWQQKASGQYGLAFLNMKQGEAVAAQSWLEKARETVNRPPPAGVFGASPRSKAEAIFAATSIELKLAQTDNKAVLAKAVQEADSARQTFPLSRGIAHQYGEALLAAEKLEEAAVYLREQVQLYREDIECYDILARVYAKQGKLALQHIALAESYALQGGTLSALDQLGLARKSPDASFYDQSLIDAREREWQARRREEMGDKGKKDLAESRPAFKAELKSRSETDSDNRLNPYTSPLDRLRKSTDPMQQGPTLR; this is encoded by the coding sequence ATGCGCGCCGTCGCCACCGCCCTGCTGCTCGCCATGCCGATGGCGATGGCGCAGAACGTGCTCGCGCCTGCCAAGATCCCCAATCTGCCGGCGTTGGGCGGTACCGAGAACCAGGATTTGTCCCCGCTGATGGAGCGCAAGATCGGCGAGGAAATCATGCGCGACATCCGCCGCGACCGCGATTATCTCGACGATGGCCCCATCCTCGAGTACATGAATACCTTCGGCAACGCGCTGGTCGAAGCCCGTCCGGGCGCGCGCGGCGACGCCAATTACAATTACTTCTTCTTCGTGGTGCGCGATCCGCAACTGAATGCGTTCGCGCTGCCGGGCGGCTTTATCGCGGTCCACTCCGGGCTGCTGCTGCAGGCGCAGACCGAGTCCGAGCTGGCCTCGGTGCTGGGCCACGAAATCGGCCACGTGGTGCAGCGTCACATCGCCCGTTCCATCGGCCAGCAAAAGCAGGATGCGCTGATTCCGCTGGCGGCCATGATCCTGGCCGCGCTGGCGTCGCGCCAGGGTGGCGACGCCGCCATCGGCGTGTTCCTCGGCGGCCAGGGCCTGGCGATCCAGCGACAGCTGAACTTCGGCCGCGACGCCGAGCGCGAGGCCGACCGCATCGGTTTCCAGATCATGGGCGAGGCCGGTTTCGATACCTCGGGCATGGTGGCCTTCTTCCAGCAAATGCAGGCTTCCACGCGCAATTACAGCGACCTGGTTCCGGCCTGGCTGTTGACACACCCGCTGCCGGCCGAGCGTATCGCCGACATCCAGGCGCGCATCCGCGAGCAGCCGTACAAGCAGCGTTCCGACAGCCTGGATTTTTATCTGGTACGCTCGCGCGCCCGCGTGCTGCAGGATCAGACGTCGAGCGGCTACAACGAGACCAAGCTGTTCTTCCAGGGCCAGATTCTGCAGGATAGCTGGCAGCAGAAGGCCTCCGGCCAGTACGGCCTGGCTTTCCTGAACATGAAGCAGGGCGAGGCGGTGGCGGCCCAAAGCTGGCTGGAGAAGGCGCGCGAAACCGTCAACCGCCCGCCGCCGGCCGGGGTGTTCGGCGCGTCGCCGCGCAGCAAGGCCGAGGCGATCTTCGCCGCCACCTCGATCGAGCTCAAGCTGGCGCAGACGGACAACAAGGCGGTGCTGGCCAAGGCCGTGCAAGAGGCGGACTCCGCGCGCCAGACCTTCCCGCTGTCGCGCGGCATTGCCCACCAGTATGGCGAGGCATTGCTGGCGGCCGAGAAACTGGAAGAGGCCGCCGTTTATTTGCGCGAACAGGTGCAGTTGTACCGTGAAGACATTGAGTGCTACGACATTCTGGCGCGCGTCTACGCCAAGCAGGGCAAGCTGGCCTTGCAGCATATCGCGCTGGCGGAGTCGTATGCCTTGCAGGGCGGCACGCTGTCGGCGCTCGATCAGCTGGGACTGGCGCGCAAGTCGCCCGATGCCTCGTTCTACGACCAGTCGCTGATCGACGCCCGCGAGCGCGAATGGCAGGCCCGTCGCCGCGAGGAGATGGGCGACAAGGGCAAGAAGGATCTGGCGGAGTCGCGCCCGGCCTTCAAGGCCGAGCTCAAGTCACGCAGCGAGACCGACAGCGACAACCGCCTCAACCCCTACACCAGCCCGCTGGATCGCCTGCGCAAGAGCACCGATCCTATGCAGCAGGGGCCGACGCTACGCTGA
- a CDS encoding AzlC family ABC transporter permease, producing MTESSSTAAAPNVAAHHEPSWRAGLKTGMPSLFGIGAWGLVVGIAMIKSGMSIPQALGMTLVVFAGSAQLAALPLIAADAPIWVIFLTALVVNLRFVIFSALLAPHFSHLPWRQRLTLGYVAGDMTVALFLQKYPSEAPQVGKLSYLKGLLYPNWASWQIGSIAGIFLGSAVPPEWGLSFAGTLAIICVMIPLMVGRPALCGVLVAGAVSVLAAGLPYKLGLLLAVLVGMLTAMVIEETAEKWRSKRG from the coding sequence ATGACTGAATCGAGCAGTACAGCCGCCGCGCCCAATGTCGCGGCCCACCACGAACCCTCCTGGCGCGCAGGCCTGAAAACCGGCATGCCGTCGCTGTTCGGCATCGGCGCCTGGGGCCTGGTGGTCGGCATCGCCATGATCAAGTCCGGCATGAGCATCCCGCAGGCGCTGGGCATGACGCTGGTGGTATTTGCCGGCTCGGCCCAGTTGGCCGCTTTGCCACTGATCGCCGCCGATGCGCCGATCTGGGTGATTTTCCTGACCGCGCTGGTGGTCAATCTGCGCTTTGTCATCTTCTCGGCCCTGTTGGCGCCCCATTTTTCCCACTTGCCGTGGCGCCAGCGCCTGACCCTGGGCTATGTGGCCGGCGACATGACGGTGGCCCTGTTCCTGCAAAAATACCCGTCCGAGGCGCCGCAGGTCGGCAAGTTGTCGTATTTGAAAGGTCTGCTGTATCCGAACTGGGCGTCCTGGCAGATCGGCTCGATCGCCGGAATTTTCCTCGGCAGCGCCGTGCCGCCCGAGTGGGGCCTGAGTTTCGCCGGTACCCTGGCCATCATCTGCGTGATGATTCCGCTGATGGTCGGGCGTCCGGCCCTGTGCGGTGTGCTGGTGGCGGGTGCGGTGTCGGTGCTGGCGGCCGGGCTGCCTTACAAGCTGGGCTTGCTGCTGGCCGTGCTGGTCGGCATGCTGACCGCCATGGTCATTGAAGAAACCGCCGAAAAATGGAGAAGCAAACGTGGCTGA
- a CDS encoding phosphoglycerate kinase — translation MNFIRLQDLIDQNALQGKRVFIRADLNVPQDDNGNITEDTRIRASVPAIKAAAAAGAKVMVTSHLGRPTEGEFKPEDSLAPVAARLSELLGQPVELKQNWVDGAGLEGLQAGQVVLLENVRVNKGEKKNSDELAQKMAALCDIYVNDAFGTAHRAEASTHGIAKFAPIAAAGPLLAAELDALGKALGAPARPLLAIVAGSKVSSKLSILKALADKVDKLIVGGGIANTFMKAVGLNIGKSLVENDLVEEAKAIIDIMAKRGAQVPIPTDVVCAKEFSPTAVATVKDVKDVADDDMILDIGPQTAAALAAQIAAAGTVVWNGPVGVFEFDQFGEGTKTLALAIAQSKAFSIAGGGDTLAAIAKYNIGEQVGYISTGGGAFLEFLEGKTLPAVEILTQRAAAK, via the coding sequence CTGAACTTTATCCGTCTGCAAGACCTCATCGATCAAAACGCACTGCAAGGCAAACGCGTTTTCATTCGCGCCGATCTGAACGTGCCGCAGGATGATAACGGCAACATCACCGAAGATACGCGCATCCGCGCTTCCGTTCCAGCAATCAAGGCGGCCGCTGCCGCCGGCGCCAAGGTCATGGTCACGTCCCACCTGGGCCGTCCGACCGAGGGCGAGTTCAAGCCGGAAGACAGTCTGGCGCCGGTCGCCGCGCGCCTGTCCGAGCTGCTGGGCCAGCCGGTCGAGCTGAAGCAGAACTGGGTCGACGGCGCCGGTCTGGAAGGCCTGCAAGCCGGCCAGGTGGTGCTGCTGGAAAACGTCCGTGTGAATAAAGGCGAGAAGAAGAACAGCGACGAACTGGCGCAGAAAATGGCTGCTTTGTGCGACATCTACGTCAATGACGCTTTTGGCACCGCACACCGCGCGGAAGCTTCCACGCACGGCATCGCCAAGTTCGCACCAATCGCCGCCGCCGGCCCGTTGCTGGCCGCCGAGCTCGACGCGCTGGGCAAGGCGCTGGGTGCGCCGGCCCGTCCGCTGCTGGCCATCGTCGCCGGTTCGAAAGTTTCCTCCAAATTGTCGATTCTGAAGGCGCTGGCCGACAAGGTCGATAAGCTGATCGTCGGCGGCGGCATCGCCAACACCTTCATGAAGGCCGTCGGCCTGAACATCGGCAAGTCGCTGGTGGAAAACGACCTGGTGGAAGAAGCCAAGGCCATCATCGACATCATGGCCAAGCGCGGCGCGCAAGTGCCGATCCCGACCGATGTGGTGTGCGCGAAAGAGTTTTCGCCAACCGCCGTGGCCACCGTCAAGGACGTCAAGGACGTGGCCGACGACGACATGATCCTCGATATCGGCCCGCAAACCGCCGCCGCCCTGGCCGCGCAGATCGCCGCCGCCGGCACCGTGGTGTGGAACGGTCCGGTTGGCGTGTTTGAGTTCGACCAGTTCGGCGAAGGCACCAAGACGCTGGCGCTGGCCATCGCCCAGTCGAAGGCGTTCTCGATCGCCGGCGGTGGCGACACCCTGGCGGCGATTGCCAAGTACAACATCGGCGAGCAGGTCGGTTACATCTCGACCGGCGGCGGCGCTTTCCTGGAGTTCCTGGAAGGTAAAACCCTGCCTGCGGTCGAGATCCTGACCCAGCGCGCGGCAGCGAAGTAA
- a CDS encoding phosphoribosylaminoimidazolesuccinocarboxamide synthase, whose protein sequence is MNSLYQSSIKSLPLLGHGKVRDNYAVGDDKILIVTSDRLSAFDVVMNEPIPGKGKVLNQMTDFWFEKLGHIVPNHLTGVAPESVVAADEVDQVQGRAVVAKRLKPIMVEAVVRGYIIGSGWKDYQATGAICGIKLPEGLQQAEKLPQPIFTPAAKADLGEHDENISFEDMEIRIGAELAANMREVAIKLYTEASEYAASRGIIIADTKFEFGLDDDGVMHLMDEVLTADSSRFWPADSYATGISPPSFDKQFVRDYLETLTDWGKTAPAPALPADVIDKTQAKYFEAIERLTGEKLKA, encoded by the coding sequence ATGAACAGCCTCTACCAGTCTTCCATCAAGTCCCTGCCACTCCTCGGTCACGGCAAAGTCCGCGACAACTACGCTGTCGGCGATGACAAAATCCTCATCGTCACCTCCGACCGCCTGTCGGCCTTCGACGTGGTCATGAATGAACCGATTCCCGGCAAAGGCAAGGTACTGAACCAGATGACCGACTTCTGGTTCGAGAAACTGGGCCACATCGTGCCGAACCACCTGACCGGCGTCGCGCCGGAGTCCGTGGTTGCCGCCGACGAAGTGGATCAGGTGCAGGGCCGCGCCGTGGTCGCCAAGCGCCTGAAGCCGATCATGGTGGAAGCCGTGGTACGCGGCTACATCATCGGCTCGGGCTGGAAAGACTACCAGGCCACCGGCGCGATCTGCGGCATCAAGCTGCCGGAAGGCCTGCAGCAAGCTGAAAAATTGCCGCAGCCGATCTTCACCCCGGCCGCCAAGGCCGACCTGGGCGAGCACGACGAAAACATCAGCTTCGAAGACATGGAAATCCGCATCGGCGCCGAACTGGCCGCCAATATGCGCGAAGTCGCCATCAAGTTGTACACCGAAGCCTCCGAATACGCTGCCTCGCGCGGCATCATCATCGCCGACACCAAGTTCGAATTCGGCCTGGACGACGACGGCGTCATGCACCTGATGGACGAAGTGCTGACCGCCGACTCCTCGCGCTTCTGGCCTGCCGACTCCTACGCCACCGGCATCTCGCCACCGTCGTTCGACAAGCAATTCGTGCGCGACTACCTGGAAACCCTGACCGACTGGGGCAAGACCGCACCAGCGCCAGCGCTGCCGGCCGACGTCATCGACAAAACCCAGGCCAAATACTTCGAAGCGATCGAACGCCTGACCGGCGAAAAGCTGAAAGCATAA
- a CDS encoding AzlD domain-containing protein has translation MADWEIWLVILVLALATAATRSSFWLIGHHITIPKRVQEMLRYAPACALAAIVAPDLILAADGRAVLDASNLKLVSGVVATIYYLLRRNMLETIVFGMVCFTALRLLDVT, from the coding sequence GTGGCTGATTGGGAAATATGGCTGGTCATTCTGGTGCTGGCGCTGGCCACCGCCGCCACCCGCAGCTCGTTTTGGCTGATCGGGCACCACATCACCATCCCCAAGCGGGTCCAGGAAATGTTGCGCTACGCCCCGGCCTGCGCCTTGGCCGCCATCGTTGCACCGGATCTGATCCTGGCCGCCGACGGCCGCGCCGTGCTGGACGCCAGCAACCTGAAACTCGTGTCCGGCGTTGTCGCCACGATTTATTATTTACTGCGACGCAATATGCTGGAAACCATCGTGTTCGGCATGGTCTGCTTCACGGCGTTGCGCTTGCTAGATGTAACTTAA
- the fba gene encoding fructose-bisphosphate aldolase class II (catalyzes the reversible aldol condensation of dihydroxyacetonephosphate and glyceraldehyde 3-phosphate in the Calvin cycle, glycolysis, and/or gluconeogenesis) has translation MSLVSMRQLLDHAAENGYGIPAFNVNNLEQVQAIMAAADALNSPVIMQASAGARKYAGEAFLRHLIDAAVEAYPHIPVVMHQDHGQSPAVCQAAIRSGFTSVMMDGSLEADGKSVASYEYNVEVSQEVVKFSHAIGVTVEAELGVLGSLETMKGDKEDGHGADGLMTREQLLTDVAQAADFVQRTQCDALAIAIGTSHGAYKFTRKPTGDILAIDRIKEIHARIPNTHLVMHGSSSVPQELLAIIREFGGDMKETYGVPVEEIQEGIRHGVRKINIDTDIRLAMTAATRKFLFENPSKFDPRDFLKPARAAAELIVRARFQSFGCEGQASKIKVIPLEKMAERYKAGELSQIVK, from the coding sequence ATGTCCCTCGTATCCATGCGTCAACTGCTGGACCATGCTGCTGAAAACGGCTATGGCATCCCTGCGTTCAACGTCAACAATCTGGAACAAGTGCAGGCCATCATGGCTGCCGCCGACGCGCTCAACTCGCCGGTGATCATGCAGGCTTCGGCCGGCGCCCGCAAATACGCCGGCGAAGCTTTCCTGCGCCACCTGATCGACGCCGCCGTCGAAGCCTACCCCCACATCCCGGTCGTCATGCACCAGGATCACGGCCAGTCGCCGGCCGTGTGCCAGGCCGCGATCCGCTCCGGCTTCACCTCGGTGATGATGGACGGCTCGCTGGAAGCCGACGGCAAATCGGTGGCTTCCTACGAGTACAACGTCGAAGTGTCGCAAGAAGTGGTGAAGTTCTCGCACGCCATCGGCGTGACGGTGGAAGCCGAACTGGGCGTGCTCGGTTCGCTGGAAACCATGAAGGGCGACAAGGAAGACGGCCACGGCGCCGACGGCTTGATGACCCGCGAACAGTTGCTGACCGACGTGGCCCAAGCCGCCGACTTCGTGCAGCGCACCCAGTGCGACGCCCTGGCCATCGCCATCGGCACCTCGCACGGCGCCTATAAGTTCACCCGCAAGCCGACCGGCGACATCCTGGCCATCGACCGCATCAAGGAAATCCACGCCCGCATCCCGAACACCCACCTGGTGATGCACGGTTCGTCGTCGGTGCCGCAGGAACTGCTGGCCATCATCCGCGAATTCGGCGGCGACATGAAGGAAACCTATGGCGTGCCGGTCGAAGAGATCCAGGAAGGCATCCGTCACGGCGTGCGCAAGATCAATATCGATACCGACATCCGTCTGGCGATGACCGCCGCCACCCGTAAATTCCTGTTCGAAAACCCATCGAAATTCGACCCGCGCGACTTCCTGAAGCCAGCGCGCGCCGCCGCCGAGCTGATCGTCCGCGCCCGTTTCCAGTCGTTCGGCTGCGAAGGCCAGGCGTCGAAAATCAAGGTGATTCCACTGGAGAAGATGGCCGAACGCTACAAAGCCGGCGAGCTGTCGCAGATTGTGAAGTAA
- a CDS encoding nuclear transport factor 2 family protein: protein MPAKKAHNGSAAETEAAFYDALNRADLEALMALWAEDDEVVCVHPGGPRLIGHAAIRASWSAILEHGGLHIQPSQLHETHTLMSSVHTVVEGGTAASGEPAHLLATNVYAKTPRGWRIVLHHVSIAPGPAPVDPNAQILH, encoded by the coding sequence ATGCCAGCCAAGAAAGCGCACAACGGCAGCGCCGCCGAAACCGAAGCGGCCTTCTACGACGCACTCAACCGCGCTGACCTGGAGGCGCTGATGGCCCTGTGGGCCGAGGACGACGAGGTGGTCTGCGTGCATCCGGGCGGTCCGCGCCTGATCGGGCACGCGGCGATCCGCGCCTCCTGGAGCGCCATCCTCGAGCACGGCGGCCTGCACATCCAGCCGTCGCAACTGCACGAAACCCACACATTGATGAGCTCGGTCCACACGGTGGTCGAAGGCGGCACCGCCGCCAGCGGCGAGCCGGCGCACCTGCTGGCCACCAATGTCTACGCCAAAACGCCGCGCGGCTGGCGCATCGTGCTGCATCACGTATCGATCGCACCGGGCCCGGCGCCGGTCGACCCGAACGCCCAGATCCTGCACTAA